The DNA region CGCCGTCACGGACTTGGCGCCGCGCAGCTCCGCGACGGTCTGGTGCTTGACGCCCTTCGTCGGCAGGATCTGCCGCGGCTTCTTGCCGCCGTCCTGGAGCGCGTCCGGCGCGTTCTTCTCGTCCTTGGTGTACGGGTACGAGGTGTTGGTGTTGACCAGGCCGAAGCGCGTGTCGGCGCGGCGCAGCCCGTCACCGACCGCCTGCAGGGCGGGCGGCGAGCCGAGGCCCGGGTGGTTGTCGCCGGTCAGGACGGCCGGGCGGTCCTTCATGTCCGGGTCGGCGGACAGCGGGAGCAGCGCCTCGGGGCCGCCGCTGACGACGGCCGTGTTGGCCACCGGCTTCAGGCCGGCCTGGCCGGGGCGCTGGGCGCCCTCGCCGGGCGCGTAGATCTCGACCGCGCGATGGCGCGGGTACAGGCCCTCGACCTGCACCGGCGTGTCATCGGCGATCCGCCCGCCGGTCTCGGTCGGCCCGAACCCGGTGACCCGCTTGAACCCGGACTCCTCCAGGGTGCGCTTGACGGTCGCGGTCGGGACGTAGCCGATCTGGTCGGGGTCGAGGTCGTTGCGCACGACGACGTAGTAGAGCCCCGCGCGCGTCAAGTAGTCGCGCAGGCCCGGGACTTGGCCGCCGGTCATCAGGGCCTGCTCGACGGCGTCCATGGCGCGCCGGTTGCCCTTGGTGCCGAACGGCACGTAGTCGCGCTGGGCCCAGCGGGATTCGGCGAGCACGTCGAGCGGCTGGTCGATGGGGGAGCCCCAGGTGTAGATGCCGTGCGCGGTCGCGGGCACGACCAGGGCGCGCGAGTCCGGGGAGTACTTGTCCAGCCAGTCGGCCGTCGTGTCCCAGTAGTCCGGCAGCTTGTTGAACGAACCCGGCTGCAGGATCGAGCCGTTGAGGTAGGGCCAGGCGAGCCCGGGGAGCACCAGGACGGCCGCGACCAGCGGCGCGTACCGCCGCCCGCGCACCGGCCGCGCCCCGCGCGCCCGCGCCGCCACGCCCACCAGGTGCGCCAGGCCGAAGGCGAGCGCGAGGGCGAGCCCGGTCTGGAACTTGTAGATGTTGCGGAACGGTACGAGTCCGCCGTCCAGCCAGTCCTGCACGGTGCCGTGGAAGGGCGCGCCGAACACGCCGCCGTACCCGGCGAGGGTGACGAGCGCGACGGACAGGACCGTGAGCACCAGCCAGCGCCGCTCCGGCAGATCGCGGCGGGCGAGCCCGGCGAGGCCGAGGGCCGCGGCCAACGCCGAGCAGACGATGGTGATCACGGCGGTCGCGACGGTCCAACCGGCGGGCAGCCAGGCCTCACCGAAGTGGAGGTACGCCACCCAGTTACCGGCACCGCGCAGTGTCTCGGTGGCCGACATGGTGCCGGTGGTGGTCGCCGAGTTCTCCACGTACGGCAGGAAGTTCTCGCCGTAGATGCCGAGCAGGAGCAGGGGCACCACCCACCACGCGGTGGCGAGGAGGACGCCCGGCACCCACCAGGTGATGAGCTTGCGCTTGCGCGGCCCGTTCGGGCGCGAAAGGAGGTAGAGGCCGACGGGCAGCAGCGAGGCCAGTGTCGAGGCCGCGTTCACGCCGCCCATGAACGGTATGAAGAGGGCCGAGCGGAACGCCGCGATCCGCGCGGTCACGCGGTCGTTGGTCAGCGGGATGAGCACCCACGGCAGGAACGCGCCGGGCAGTGCCGCCGCCGACGTCGACCCGACCACGACGGTGAACGTCGGCCACAGCGCGTACACGACCGCGCCGAGCAGCCGCGAGCCGCTGCTGCCGATGTTCAGGCGCTCCGCGAGCCGCAGCGCGCCCCAGAAGGCGGCGGCGACGATCAGTGACATCCAGAGCCGCTCGGCCAGCCAGACCGGGAGCTGCAGGAGGTCGGTCAGGGCGTAGTACGGCAGCATCGGGAAGGCGTAGCCGATGTACTGGTCCTGGATGCCGCCGAAGCCGCCCCGGTCGTGCCAGAGCTGGCCGAGGTCGGAGAGGAACTGCCAGGGGTCGACGGCGACACCGAGCTTGGTGTCGAACGTCATCCGCCCCGGTTTGACGGCGAGGAAGCACACGAACACCACGGCCCAGAACCCGGCGAGCCAGCGCCGTGAGCGCGGCCCGCGCCCGGGTTCGGGCGCGGGCGCCGTCGGCTTCAGGGCCGCCGGGGGTGGGGACTGGACCGTGGTGGTCATGGACACCGCCTGAGGATGAGGAGGAGGTTCCAGGTGGCGACTTCGCGCACTCCTGGGACCTTCGCGACCGTTTCGGCCCAGAACGGCCAGTACCGGGAGCGGGCCGAGACGACCTTGACGTCGTCGCGGGCCCGCACCTGTCTGAGCGTGGGTCCGACGTGGTGGGCGAAGAGGTTCTCGCCGAGCTTGTGCTTGGCGGGTTTTCCGGTGCGGCGCTCGTAGCGGGCGCGGGCCCGTTCGGCGCCGAAGTAGTGCAGGGGCGCCCACTCGTGGCCGCCCCAGGGGGAGTACCAGTTGGTGAACGCCACGTAGATGAGACCGCCGGGCCGGGTGACCCGCGCCATCTCGCTGAGGAAGGTCTCCGGGTCGTCGACGTGCTCCAGGACGTTCGAGGAGAACGTGACGTCGGCGACGCCGTCCGCGAGGGGCAGCAGGTAGCCGTCGGCGACCACGGAGCCCTCGGGCGGCTTCGCGCCGAGTTCGTGCGGGTCGGGCTCGAAGAGGTAGGCCTGCGCGCCGCGCCGCTGGAACTCCTCGGTGAAGTAGCCACCGCCGCCGCCCACGTCGACGACCACCCGGTCCTTGACGGGCAGGTACCGCTCGACCTGGTCGGCGGCGTCCTTGGCGAGCAGCGCGTAGACCTTCTCCGGATCCTGCTGTTCGCGCAGGAAGGCCCGGAAGAGGGTCACGGAGCGGCGCAGTGACGGGTCCCTCACGCAGACGACCCCTTCACCGGCGGTTCGTGGGCGGCGACGGCCTCGGCGGCCACCGCGCGGAACTGGCGCACCGTGTTCGCCCAGCGGAAGTGCGCGGCGCGCTCCGCCGCGGCCTTGCCGAAGGCGCGGCGCCGTTCGGCGCTGAGGGCGAGCGTGCACCAGTTGGCGGCGAACGCGCTCTCGCCGTGCGCGAGCAGCCCGGTCACCCCGTCTTCTATGGAGTCGCGTACTCCGGGTACGTCGAAGCCGATCGCGGGCGTCGCGCGCGCCGCGGCCTCGGTGACGACCAGGCCCCAGCCCTCGACGGCCGAGGGGTGCAGGAGCAGCCACGACTCGCACAGGAGCCGGTGCTTCTCGGCCTCCGAGACATGGCCGGTGAACTGCACGCCGGGGCCCGCCATCCGCTCCAGGCGCTCTCGCTCGGGGCCCTCGCCGACGATCACGAGGCGGCCGCCGGTGACCGGGCGGACCCGCTCCCACAGGCGCAGCAGAAGATCGATGCGCTTGTACTCGACCAGCCGGCCCATGGCCAGGAACAGCGGTTCGTCGGAGCGCTCGTGCAACGGCCCCGGCTCCTCCACGCCGTTGTGCACGACGCGGATGCGGTCGGGCTCGACGCCGAGGTCCTGCAGGGCCGTCGCGGTCGACGGCGACACGGCGACCAGGAGGTTGCCGCGCTGGGCGCCCGAGAGGGCCCAGTGCTCCAGGCGCCGCCCGAGGCGCGCGGCCGGGGCGAGCGGTCCTTGGAAGCGCATCGACCACAGCTCGGTGTGGACGTGGTTGACCAGGCACAGGGTGGGGCCGCGGTGCCACAGCGGGGCGAGGTAGGGCATGCCGTTGCACACCTCGACCAGCAGGTCGGTGGCGCCGATCTGGCGGGTGAAGGCCGAGCGGGCGCGCAGGTAGTGGCCGAGGTCGCCGCCGGCCGACACCACGCGGTAGTCGCGGTAGGCGGCCGGGCCGCCGCACAGCAGCGTGACCTGGTGGCCCTGCGCGGTCAGTCCGTCGGCCAGCTTGTCGACCAGGAGCTCGGAGCCGCCTGCGGCCGGGTTTCCCAGGTCGCGGCGGGCGAGGAAGGCGATCCGGCGCGGCTGTGGGGGGAGCGCCGGATGGGGCCACGCGGGCCGTGATGCGACCGGGCGCAGCGACGACGGCACGTGCTGGGGCATGGGTGCTCCAACTCGTCTCGGGGTGCGGAACTGTGGGGGAGTTCGGGTGGATCCGGGGTGGGGCCCGGTGGTGCGGGTGGCGCGAATGGCTCCGTGGTGCGGGGTCGAGCCGGGTGCTACGGGGTGGTGGTGCGGGGCGGGACTCCGGTGCTCCGGGGACGGAGCACCAGGGGTTTGCGCAGTCGTTGTGCTGGGACTGTGCGGGGACTGTGTCTGGGTGGAGTGGATAGTTTTCGCCGCACCGAACGGTGCGGCTACTCACCGGGGTGACAATTTCGGCCCTTCTTGACGCTGACGTCTCATCACATCGTGGTGGGTTGCAGGGAATTTGGGGACGTATCGGAATGTGGACCCATCGAATCCGGTCCTTCACCGTCCCTCCCCGATCCGTTCGCGTCCTTCTTCCGTCCGCGCACCACGAGGATCACGCCCGCGATCGCGAGCACACCGCCGAGGACCCCGGTGACCAGCGGCAACGTCTCGCCGACCAGCTTGAGCCGGGAGCTGTCGTCGTCCGCCAGGTCCACCTGGGCCTGCTGGGTCTTCTTGGTGAACGCGATCCGCTCGCTGTCGAGCAGTACGGTCACGTCCTTCTTGCCGTCGGGGGCGCGCAGCGTCTTGCGGGGGCCGATGGCGGCGAAGAGGATCCGGCCCGTGCGCTGGTCGGCGACCAGCTCGATGCCGTGGTTGGCGTACCACTCCTCGGCCATGACCTGGCTGCGTTCGGGCTGGCCGACGAGGCGCCCGGGGACCTGGCGGGTGCCGGTCCTGGTGGCCTTCACGGTGCCGGTGAAGCGCAGGCCCTCGTAGCCCTGGATCTTCTTCTTGCCCTGGTAGGACAGCGGCACGGTCGCGCCGAGCGTGCTGTCCCACCACAGGTAGGTGCGCTTCTCGACGTCGAAGGGGAACTTCAGGTACGCCTCCCCCTCGAAGTACGGCTTCTCGCCGCAGCAGTGCACCGGTTTGTTGGTCTTCCGGTCGGTCACCCAGCGCTCCAGGCTCCACTGGAGCGAGTCGTGCGGATCGGCTGCGGGCAGCGTCTTGTCCGGGTCGACCGAGGTCGACACGTCCCAGATCGCCCGGCCCGACTTCTCGCTGTCGGCGACGTCGCCGCGCACCTGCCGGGTGATGGTCAGGTTCTGGTCGCGGACCGTTTTGATCTTCCCGGTGTCGAAGTAGCTGCCGGTCCCCTTGAAGACTGTTATCTGATCGACATCAATGGGCGTGCGTTTCGCACGCGGCTCCACGTACCAGGCCAGCATCGGGGCCAGGACGAGCAGGAAAGTGCCCAGGCCGAGCAGGATCAGGGACAAGGGTGAAGCTGTACGGCGCATCCGGCGCTCCTGCCGTGAGGGCGAACAGGGGTCGGTCGGTCAACTGTGCTGGATTACCGACGAGTTGTGGGACTGGTGCGGTGCTGCGGCCGCCGGATTGCCCGAAATGATGCGGCGCTGTTTCCACGGGGTTACTGACCCGTATGGGCCGCGAACGTAGGCGGACCCTTGACGCAGTGTCAATGCATTGTCGACACTGTCCTCCTGCGGAGCGGGGTGGGGACGACCTCCAGCAGAGAGGCTGACCCTGTATGCACCGACTGCTCGCCGCCACACTGACCGTCGCGGCCGCCGCGGCTCTCGCCGTGGGCGCCGCCCTCGGCATCGTGGCGCTTCTGAACGCCACGCCCGACCAGCCGAACCGGCCGCTCGTGCACTACGAGTCGCCCGAGCGGGACCAGTGACCGACGTGGCCGCCATCTCCGAAAGCGTCTCCGAGAGCACCCCCGAGAACATCGCGGACGGTGCTCCCGGAAGCCTGGGCTCCGCGCACAAGGGCTCCGCCTGGCGCGATGTCCCACCGCTTCAGGTGCGCAGATTCGCGGCGCTCGCCTTGGAGGAAGTGCCCATCCTCGCCCAGGACATCCTGCGCGAAATCCGGGCAGAGTACCCCGGCCTGCCGGTCGTCCTCGACGACTCCGGCGAGCCGATGGCGCTCATCGGGATCCGCCGCGCCCTGGAAGGGTTCGTGCAGCAGCTCGCCACCCGGGAGGGCCGGCCGCGCTACCACCCCGAGGTCTTCCAGGAATTCGGCCGCGGCGAGGGCCTGCACGGCCGCAGCCTCGACTCCCTCCAGGCCATCTACCGCCTCGGCGTCCGCCTCGCCTGGCGCCGCCTCGCCGAGATCGGACAGCAGACCGAGATCCCGCCCCCGGCGATGTACGAGTTGGCCGAATCCGGCTTCGAGTACCTCGACGGCCTGGTCGACCAGTCGGTGCGCGGCTACGCGGAAGCCGCGGCGCGGCAGGCCGGCGAGCGACTGCGACTGCAACGCAAGCTCATGGAGCTGCTGCTTTCCGAGCGCCGCCCCGACACCTCCGCCGCCTCCGCGCTCGGCGCCGAGAACGGCCTGGACGAGCGGGCGGCCCGGGTCGGCTGGCAGCTGCCCGAGCGGGTCGCCGTCGGCGTGCTCCTGCGCCCCGCCCGCGAGGCCGTGGCCCCCGCCGTCGGTGAGGGCGTGCTGCTCGACATGGAGGCCGAGCAGCCCCGCATGGTCGTGCCCGACCCCGAGGCCGCGGGCCGCCCCGAACTGCTGCGCCGCGCCATGACCGGCTGGTCGGGCGCCATCGGTCCGCCCGTGCCGCTCGCCGACGCCGCGAAGTCGCTGCGCTGGGCGGAGGCCGCGGTCGCCCTGATGGGGCGCGGACTGCTGCCCTCCGGCGAGGTCCTCCACTGCACCGAGCACACCGAGGCCCTGGTCCTGCTCCAGCCCGAGGAGCTCATCGAGGACCTGTCGCGGCGCTGCCTCGCCCCCCTCGACCACTGCGGCCCCGCGCACGGCCGCCGCCTCGCCGAGACCCTGCTCGCCTGGCTGGAAACCCGCGGCGGCGCCCCCGAGGTGGCCGCCCGACTCGGTGTGCACCCGCAAACCGTGCGCTACCGCCTTCGCCAGATCAGGGAGCTGTGGGGCGACGAGGTCGACGACCCCGACCGCCGCTTCGAGCTGGAACTGGTGCTGCGGGCGCGCAGGCTGCGGGGGGAACTGGGAAGGGCGTGAGGGGCCGTCGGTCGACGGCGGGGCGAAGCGTGCCCCGACCCCGGTCGCACCCCCGCCGGAGCCCGTCCGACCCCGCCCCCACGTGCGGCAATTCGGGCGAAGCCCGCCCTGCCGTACGCTGCCGGGCCCGGCCCGACGCGGGGGACACGCCGGACGGTTCGACTCCGCACACAACATTCACAGCTTCGGCTTCCTCAGTACCGGCGCGGGACCTAGCCTCCATGCCTCATGGACTACTGCCACGCGTGCCACCGGCACCTCAACGGCGCCCTCGCCTGTCCGGGGTGCGGCACCCCGGCCGAAGCCTGCCGTGAGTACGCGGAGGCGCTCGCCACCCAGGACGAGCCCGACGACCTCGACCAGACGGACGAGGAGCCCTCGCCGCGCGGTCGGGCCCGGGGCCGCGGCCGCCGCAGGGAGCGGAGCCGCCGGGCCGCCCAGCACCGTCGCAGGCGCCGCAAGGTCATCCTGATCGCCGCGGGCGTCGCGCTCGCCGCGGGCGGCCTGAGCCTGGCCGAGCTGGGCACCGAGTCCGCGTCGGACGACTCGAAGGCGACGTCCGCGCGGGACCGCGAGGAGTCGGCGGGGGAGTCGGCGGGCGCCGCGGCCACGGAGGGCGCGCAGGGGGCGGGCGCGTCGGCGGAGCCGGTGTCGGAGTCGACGGACGGTTCGCCGTCGGCGTCCGCGTCGGAGTCGGCGAAGAAGAAGGACAAGGGCGGCAAGGACGGCAAGGACGGCAAGGACAAGAAGGACGCCGAGGACGACGGGAGCACCCGGGGCGCCGAGGGCGACGCGGGCGGCGACGCCGAGGGCGACGCCCAGGGCTCCGGCGGTGGCCCCGGCGCGGCGACCGGCGGCACCGGCACCTCCGGCGGCCCGGACCCGGACCCGACCTCGGGCGACCCGACCACGAGCCCGCAGGAACCGGACCCGCAGCCGTCCACCACCAAGCCCCCGAGCGACCCGGACCCGGACCCGAGCCCGTCGGAGACGTGTGACCGGTTCCTGTGGTGGTGCACGTAGGGCGAGCCCCTACCGACGCGTCCAGGACACGTTCCCGCACCGGCGCCCGGAGGGCTCAGCCGCCCAGCATCCGCCGCAGCAGATCCCGCAGCGACTCCCGCTCCGTGCGGGACAGCTCGGCCAGCGGCTCCCGGGCGAAGTCCAGGGACTCCCGCAGGCTGCGCGCGGTCGTGAGCCCGTCCTCCGTCGGCGCGGCCAGCTTCACGCGCCGGTCGGCGGGGTCGGGCCGCCGCTCGACCAGCCCGCGCGCCTCCAGGCGGTCCACGATGCCGGTCACGTTCGACGGCTCGCACTTCAGCTTCTGCGCGATGCGCCGCATCGGCATGGGTTCGAGCGAGAGCAGTCCGAGCACCCGCGCCTGCGCGCCGGTCAGCGCGTGCTTGCCCGCGGCGACCTCGTACTCCTCGTAGTAGCGCGCGACCACGTCGCCGATCAGCTCCACGACCTCGAGGGTCAGCGGGTCGGCGCGCGGGGCGGGGGTGTCCGGTTCCTGGGTGGCCATGCCTCCAGGCTACCCATTTACTTGACAACATGAAATATCGAAGCGCATGCTTATTTCAGAACATGAAGCATTAGGGGTCGGAGCCGACCGCTCCGGACCCCGTCGCCCCCCAGCCTGAGGAGGACACCCCTCATGTCCGCAGCCCCCGAGCAGCTCCCGGCCACCGGCCGCGCCTGGCACCTCGTGCGTCGCCCGCACGGCTGGCCGGTCCCGGAGGACTTCGCGCTCCGCGAGGTCCCGGTCGAGGCCCCCGCGGAGGGCCGCGTCCTGGTCCGGAACCTGTACTTCTCGGTCGACCCGTACATGCGCGGCCGCATGAACGACGTGAAGTCCTACATCCCGCCGTTCCAGCTGGACCAGCCCATGGACGGCGGCGCGGTGGGCGTCGTGGTGGCGTCGAACGCGGACGGCTTCGCGGTGGGCGACCACGTGCTGCACTTCGGGGGCTGGCGGGAGTACGCCTCCGTGCCGGTGACGTACGCGACGAAGGTGGACCCGGACGCGGCGCCGCTCTCGGCGTACCTCGGCGTGCTCGGCATGACGGGCCTGACGGCGTACGCGGGGCTTCTTGAGGTGGCGTCCTTCAAGGAGGGCGACACGGTCTTCGTCTCCGGCGCAGCGGGTGCCGTCGGCAGTGAGGTCGGCCAGATCGCGCGGCTCAAGGGCGCCGCGCGCGTCATCGGGTCGGCGGGCTCGGACGAGAAGGTCAAGCTCCTGACCGAGGAATACGGCTTCGACGCGGCGTTCAACTACCGCGACGAGCGCCCGGTCGTCGACCAGCTGAAGGAGGCCGCCCCCGACGGCGTCGACGTCTACTTCGACAACGTCGGCGGCGAGCACCTGGAGGCCGCCATCAGCCGCATGAACGTGCACGGCCGGATCACGATCTGCGGCATGATCGCGGGCTACAACGACACCGAGCCGACGCCGGGCCCCCGCAACATGGCCATGATCATCGGCAAGCGGCTCCGGATCCAGGGCATGCTCGTCCAGGACCACCAGGATCTGCAGCAGCAGTTCGTGCGCGAGGTCGGGGCCTGGGTGCGGTCCGGCGAGCTGAAGTACAACGAGACGTTCGCGCACGGGATCGACAGCGGCGTGGACGCCTTCCTCGGCATGCTGCGCGGCGAGAACACCGGAAAGATGATCGTCGCCCTGGACGCGTGATCCTGCCGAGCCCTCGGGGGAGGGTCACCCCCTCCCCCTCTTCCGTAATCCGATAACCTAATTCCACAATCGCCGGGTCGGGCGGGCGCGCGACACGGCACACCCCAGGAGGGATCGGCAGTTATGTCCATCCAGAACATCGACGTCAAGTACACCGCCGTGGCCACCGCGGAGAACGGCCGTGACGGCCGGGTCGCCAGCGACGACGGCAAGCTCGACGTCGTCGTGAACCCGCCGAAGGAGATGGGCGGCAGCGGCGCGGGCACCAACCCCGAGCAGCTCTTCGCCGCCGGCTACAGCGCCTGCTTCCAGGGCGCGCTCGGCGTGGTCGCCCGCCGCGAGAAGGCCGACATCTCCGGCTCCACCGTCACCGCGAAGGTCGGCATCGGCCCCAACGGCGACGGCGGCTTCGGCCTGGAGGTCGAACTCATCACGTCCATCCCGAACGTGGACGCCGCTACGGCGCAGTCCCTCGTGGAGAAGGCCCACGAGGTCTGCCCCTACTCCAACGCCACCCGCGGCAACATCAAGGTGGACCTGAAGGTCGCCTGACGCGCGGAACGCACAGCGCAGGCAGGGGCGGGACCGGGGCACCCCGGTCCCGCCCCTGCCCGCCTCTGGGGTCGGGGGCGGTCTCTGGTAGGCGATTTCAGTTTTGGCGCTACTGAACTTGAACTCGTGATGTCGGTCGACTCGTGGTGGCGGCGTCAGGGTCCGAGACGTCGGCTGTTACCGGCTCGGGTTCAGGACGACGGCTGTAGCCAGCGCCGCGCCGCGGAGAGGTTCACCTCGCCGTCATCGCTCCAAGAACAGACCTCCAGCCATGAGAGGTAGCCGCCTTGCGCGAAGACCAAGACCTCACCAGGGCACTCGCCGGTTTCGGTGAACAGCTGTACGTCGGCCACGACGGTGCCGGGGCCCGTTGGTGCGGGCTCCAACGCGTCGGCGTCAAGGTCGAAGTAGGCAGTGCCGCACCCACACTTGCAGCGGGATTGCACCCTGAGTTGGGGCACCTGCCGTCGGAGGGCGACGTGAATCGGCTCGTCCGGGTTCAGGACGAGGCCAAGCACGTCGGCTACATCCTCGGGCAGACTTTCAGGCATGCCGCCACCGTAGCTGACCAGCAGCTTCGGGCTTCGACGATTTTGGGTCCGTCGACCCGACGCTCACAGGGCCAGGTCGGTGCCGCCGGCCAGCTGTGAGGCGAACGGCACCGACATCACTCAATCGAGTTCAGTAGCGGGCGAGGGTCCAGTTCGTGAGGCGGTCCACGATGTCGAGAACCGACCTGCGTGCCCCGGCGGAGATGAACGCGAAGACGACGAACGAGGGGATGAGCGCCACGATCACGACCAACGCGGGCAGCAGACGGACCACGATGGTGCAGAAGTCCAGCAGGGCGCGGAGGGTCCGGGTCTGAGACAGGAGGTCGATCAAACGGTCCAGCAAGGTGTACTCCTCGGATACGCGAGCGGGGTCACCTGGTGTCCGACTGAGGGCATACGTCTCCCTCGGACGGTGCCTTGTCAGGGCAACCAAGCTAATGAAGAACCCCGCTGGCCCGCGTTTCACGAGTCAGCGGCAGGTTCGAAACCTGCTGCGCATCCCTATCTCCCTGCATATCGACCTACGGCGCCGGACAACAGTCCGGCGGGCAGCTGAATTTACTGACCGCCGCACTGTCATTCAAGGGCGAATTTTAGTCACTGTCTAGAAATGCTCGAAGCTACTGCCTGAGCTTGAATGCGTGATGCCGGCCAGTCGTCCGTGATCAGGCCGGTGCTGGTCAGGCAGCCGTCGACCAGGTCCGGACGGTACTGGATCTGCTTGAGCCTGCGCTTGACGGCGCGAGTGATCTGGCCGAGGTCGGCTGCGGCGAGGTTGCCGATGTCGCGTTTGACCAGTGACCAGATGCCCTCTTGTGGGTTCAAGTCCGGTGCGCAACTCGGAAGTTGGAAGACGGTGAGCCAGTCCGCGTGGTCGGCGATGAATCGGCGCATCGCCTCGACCAGGTGCATGCGCAGGTTGTCCCAGACCAGCACGATCGGGCCGCCGAGCTGGATGTGCGCTCTGATCAGCAGGTCGCACAGGTCGCGCCAGCCGATGCCCTTCGGCTCGCCCTTGCGGCCCCGGTACTCGCGGACCGAGTAGAACGTCCGGGACCGCTTCCCCGGCTTGTAGCAGGTCAGCCCGGCTATGGACACCCGGCCCGAGCCCCGGCCACGGACCCGGACCCGGACCACTGGCGTTGAGCCCTTGCGTCCCCAGCTTCTCGCTCGCGGCGGCGTCATCGACTGCCCGGCTTCGTCCTCGAAGACGATCCAGCCGTCACATGCCGCCGGGGTGCTCTTACCCGCGGCCAGGTCTCCTTCTTCCAGACCTCGACCGCCGCGTCGTCACGCTCGATCGCCCGCCGAGCCGGCTGCTGCCAAGACCAGCCGTGCCGCTTCAGCAGCAGCCACGTGCCCTCCACGGTGTAGCTCACGTGGAACAGCCGGCCGATCAGCGTCTTGATCCGGGCCAGTGCCCACCGCTGGTCGGCCCAGCCGTGGACCAGCGGCCCACGCTCCAGTTCCCGTTCCAGCCTCGCGATCTGAGCTTCGCCGAGCCTCGGCCGCCCCGGCGATCCCTTCGACAGGACCCCCGCTTCACCGCGCTCGCGCCACTGGCGGCGCCACCGTTCCTCAGACCGCTCACTGACCCGCAGCGTCGCAGCGATGTCCCTGTTCTTCTGCCCGCCTTGGAAGCGTGTCACGGCCTGCAGCCGGACCCGCTCCCTCGCGGCCCTTCCGATGTCGGTCAACCCGCCGCCCTGCGCGTATCTCACAGTTCAGGGCTACCGGAACGGACCGACCACCATCAGGCGAACGGTCCGACATCACCCAATCAAGTTCAGTAGCTGAGTGGATCGGACACCTCTGGGATCATGGTGGTTGTGCTGATGAAATTTCCGCCAGGTGTCAGGAGAGTAAGTTTCACCCGCAGATCGGTGACCTGTGAGCTTTCCACCAGCCCCGTAGCATCTCCAGTTATCTGCAGGGACTCCGAGTGGTGATTTCCGGCGACCGATATAACAGATCTTGTATATCCCGGTACTTCGATTCTGCATGACACGGATCGCGTCCTCGGTGTTTCGCTACTGCCGCCTTTGCTTGATGCCACGGAGTGGCTAAAAACTGCCCCGGACGGGAATGTGTATGTCACGGCCGAGCGGGCGGAGTGATCTGCCTCAATTCGCCATGAGAACGAATCGACCCAGGAAACCTGGTACGTGGTGAGGAACTGAGGAACCATTTCGGACTCTTGTCCGTAATTCTCGACTTCGTGATCGT from Streptomyces flavofungini includes:
- a CDS encoding IS630 family transposase (programmed frameshift), with protein sequence MRYAQGGGLTDIGRAARERVRLQAVTRFQGGQKNRDIAATLRVSERSEERWRRQWRERGEAGVLSKGSPGRPRLGEAQIARLERELERGPLVHGWADQRWALARIKTLIGRLFHVSYTVEGTWLLLKRHGWSWQQPARRAIERDDAAVEGLEEGDLAAGKSTPAACDGWIVFEDEAGQSMTPPRARSWGRKGSTPVVRVRVRGRGSGRVSIAGLTCYKPGKRSRTFYSVREYRGRKGEPKGIGWRDLCDLLIRAHIQLGGPIVLVWDNLRMHLVEAMRRFIADHADWLTVFQLPSCAPDLNPQEGIWSLVKRDIGNLAAADLGQITRAVKRRLKQIQYRPDLVDGCLTSTGLITDDWPASRIQAQAVASSISRQ